ACTAAATTTAGCTCCAACCCCTTTTTTGAAAAGGGAATTCGTCCCTTCGCTTCTTGCTGTAGTTTGTATGAATGGGAAGAATTTGTCCTTGAAGTACACTGGGATGAACTTTTTCCTGTTTTCCCACATGTCGTTGAAGTACTTGATGTGATGAACTTGGTATTTTTCTATCATTTCTTGCCATTGTgtttcaaattcttcaactgtcaaGGAGTTGTCCACAATGTCCTGGAAATCTTCATAGAGTCCCTCATTAGCTTGGAAGCAGGGCCCGGCTTTTTCCTCTGCCTTCTTCTTTATGTGGAAGAGGCAGCTCCTATGGGTAGCATTAGGAAAGACTTTTTCAATTGCTGCTTGCATTGCCTTGTCCTGGTCTGTAATGATTGATATAGGATGCTTTCCTCCCATAGCCATCAGGAATTGTTCGAACAACCAAGCAAATGTTTCTTTTGTCTCATTGACGATGAATGCACAAGCAAACAAGTATGTGTTGCCATGTGGGGATATGCCAACAAAGGGTGCAAATGGCAAGTTGTACTTGTTTGTTAGGAATGTAGTGTCAAAACTGATGCAATCTCCACATATGTCATACATCATTCTTGACCTCACATCTGTCCAGAATAAGCTCCTCACTTTATTCTCTCCATCTAGCTCAAACGAGTAGCAAAAGCCAGGATTTTCTGTTTGTTTCTTGTTGAACATTTGCACTACTTCCATCATGTCAGAGTTTGTGATGTCTGTGTTAATTGTTGCTGCATAGTTTGTGACATGTTTCTTTGTGTAGGGCAGATGAGCCATTCCTCCTCTCAAGTAAGCCAAGACAGCTACAATCCTTCTTGTTTCCAGGTTTGTATGCTTCAACACCCTTATCAAGCACTTCTCTTCATCCGACATGTACTTATGTGACCTGAAGAATCTACTGTTTGGGGTTAACTCATGGTTGTGTTCTAGTTGTTGTCTTGTGATTTCCCACATGCCTCCTTTTTCTGATATGACCATGACGACTTTACACTCTGTTTTAGCTATGACTGTAGATTTTCTCATGGGCACTATGCATTCCTTATCTATTTCTTTTGTCTTGCCCCACTTGTTGCACTTCATAGTGATCCTTGTCACCTCATTGTTCCTTTTTTGCTTGATGTTCTTGAGATTGCTACTGTAGCCACTGAAAATCCTGCCACTTTCGAGTAGAAATTGAAATATTCCTGAGCTTCTTCCTTTGTTTTGAACTGCATGCCTAATTGAGGCTTGAAATTACTGCTAGTGTTCATCAGGTTTCCCTCTGACGCAGCTTCTTGTTCATTTTGCAGGAATCTTTCAATGTCTTCTTCGTCGAGGAATTCATCTTCTCCATCTTGTTCTAGTGAGTGTTCTGGTTCTTTTCTTTCTCCTTCATCCCTGCCTGTACTAGAGTTCGTGTTAGCCGCTGCTCCACTGGGATCAACTTCTTTAGGCTCCTGCAACATTTAGGGATTTTTATTTTTAGTTACTTTTCTGAATCGTTATGTGCTTCTTCTTTTTCTGAATTTTTGTGGTGTGTACCTGTTGCAGATTGATGTTGTCGTTCAGGTTTGTGTCCCATGGATCGGATTCTCCTGCTCCATCTTCGGCCACTGGCATTTCTTGATGCAAGTCTGCCTCCAGTGTCTGCAAAGTAAGTTTTAATGATTGTTAGTGTGTTTTTACTCGGCATTTTCTTTTGTAATAGTTATTCAGATGTAGTTCTGCTTTACATGGTCATCATTTGTTGTGATGATACTGTCCTTTGTTTTGCTCCTGGAGTTTTCGTACATAGTTTTGGCAATGTTCGTAGATCCATCTGCTGAATGTACCTGCAAGGTTCATCAGAAGTTTTTTTTAACCATCACATGAAATGTACTGTGTATTtaatgatttttagaagtttaccTTGTATATAATGTTCGAATGAAGGAGCGCAGTGAAAGAAAATGATTCCTGCATGATCATTGTGTTAGCTTTTTACCCTTTTATGTATATTAAAAAAAGTTTTTGCAATTGCATCTCACATTCAGTATGAGTTCTTCCTGTGATAATCTCAGTAGATCCTCTTCAATCACTGCCCTCATCATGGTCCCCTCCTTAAACATTTTGGACAGTACAATGTCAGTGTTAACATAATGATGAGCAACAAAGAACATAGCAATAGAAAGAACACAATCATGAGGACCATTTTTCTAGTGCATTTTTTCAGTGTAATTTCTCGTGTACTTTCAATGTAAATTTCCCCTAAGAATTAAACGAAAGAAGAATCACAGTAAATTTTGGTATTGCTCTGTAATTTTCAAGATAGCATCAGAGTAAAATTTGAATGCTGTATGACATGTTACTGAAAAATGCAATACTACAGTAAGAAGCATCAGCTACCAAGCATTTTACAGTGGAATTTTCTAGGTAGCTTCAATGTATTTTTTACATTTCTAATTTCCCGCATACTTACAGTGCAATTTGAAGTCTAGTTTTTGACATGTTTTACTCTGTATTTCTCTAGCTTTTTTTTTCACTGAATCTGGCTTACTATGTGACTAGTTTGTCTGCAATTTCAAGCATTTTGTCTGTAACTAGTAGTTTACTCTGGGATTTAGGAGGAATTTACAGTGTACTTTTCTGTGTACTTACTGCGTTTTTATGAGGAATTTACAGTGTACTTACTGTGTTTTTTGTACTGTAATTTACTATGTTCTTTGCTCTGTAATTACTTCTTTTTGTTTGCAACTATTTTTACTGTGGAATTTTAGGACGTTTTTTTCACTGTACTTACTGTGTTTTTTGTA
This sequence is a window from Aegilops tauschii subsp. strangulata cultivar AL8/78 chromosome 7, Aet v6.0, whole genome shotgun sequence. Protein-coding genes within it:
- the LOC123494896 gene encoding protein FAR1-RELATED SEQUENCE 5-like, translating into MVISEKGGMWEITRQQLEHNHELTPNSRFFRSHKYMSDEEKCLIRVLKHTNLETRRIVAVLAYLRGGMAHLPYTKKHVTNYAATINTDITNSDMMEVVQMFNKKQTENPGFCYSFELDGENKVRSLFWTDVRSRMMYDICGDCISFDTTFLTNKYNLPFAPFVGISPHGNTYLFACAFIVNETKETFAWLFEQFLMAMGGKHPISIITDQDKAMQAAIEKVFPNATHRSCLFHIKKKAEEKAGPCFQANEGLYEDFQDIVDNSLTVEEFETQWQEMIEKYQVHHIKYFNDMWENRKKFIPVYFKDKFFPFIQTTARSEGTNSLFKKGVGAKFSATSFLREYDRILDVVHDREEECDHVSRNKKVAQKAFWSKYSIERQAHELYNIGIFRKFQFKMADTTRLHVFEQEKDIYYIVTQAENYPQEEIRKRLYLVQVGIKEEEYSCICCAFQKDGLLCSHILRVMIHLNIEKIPEKYIIDRWRKNDYKLDITKTPAVAAENSTLRYNVLARKLVHVASIASKKKRKYEYLLGELDRIQKRLREMDDEEETMDEGQSAATRTVTFVPTAGEGEGTTSTFTIQDPDVAKTKGRPRMLTIREAIKQNKFYKCSHYGSQKHTVKNCTNLDKVYNKPKGKQPKQSNPRKVKKSKYKKLK